The following coding sequences lie in one Spinacia oleracea cultivar Varoflay chromosome 1, BTI_SOV_V1, whole genome shotgun sequence genomic window:
- the LOC110784010 gene encoding U-box domain-containing protein 35 isoform X1, protein MWNQPQHQHQLQHQPQNQHQHQYQPPIQHHQPPLPHSVSAEIQIGEVAVAIDKDKGSQYALKWAVDNVLSKGQTVTLLHVKQRQNTNHSTLNSAAPLSDINEEAARSVRYYAEAQAREIFLPFRCFCSRKDVICNEIILEDVDISKALIDYCQHHTIDVMVVSASSRNQLIRRLKGPDVATNLFKGLPEFCSVYVISKGKMLHSRSAAHPLRRPSSARSPPHRHIIPTGIPTFDSPMRSSGVGGSVGGGSIGGSLIPRDRERSPFNSTRLVEDMDSIRSPFTRGRATNGRAYGEIGVPDSDISFVNHPSPWQTNDHRVSLDRPSFDIMEVRHGPRFSNGSDLDRMSIGSSLHDRRSIDQNAIVEYSSSNCSGFSANSEDFESEMRRLRLELKQTMEMYNAACKEALTAKQKASELQRSRMEEDHRLEEALFAEETARAIAEQEKAKCRAAIEATEAAQRLAELESQKRELAEKKAIKETEEKQKALQALNQNDIRYRKYSIAEIESATCFFSESLKIGEGGYGPVYKSTLDHTLVAIKVLRPDAAQGEAQFQQEVKKVEILSCIRHPNMVLLLGACPEYGCLVYEFMSNGSLEDRLFCRENSPPLSWQLRFRIAAEIGTALLFLHQTKPEPLVHRDLKPANILLDRNYVSKIGDVGLARLVPPSIADTVTQYRMTQAAGTFCYIDPEYQQTGMLGTKSDIYSLGILYLQLITAKPAMGLTHHVQRAIERGTFAELLDENVHDWPFQEALQFAKLSLHCAELRRKDRPDLTQILPELNKYREFGEANMPSYMYPPVPTNTPYRPSQVTTHNYSLNSENHSTASVLSSNRSHSSSSGATL, encoded by the exons ATGTGGAACCAACCCCAACACCAGCACCAACTCCAACACCAACCTCAAAACCAGCACCAACACCAGTACCAACCACCAATCCAACACCACCAACCACCGCTACCCCATAGCGTTAGTGCGGAGATACAAATTGGGGAAGTTGCCGTGGCAATTGACAAGGATAAAGGAAGCCAATATGCTCTTAAATGGGCAGTTGATAATGTTCTTAGCAAGGGTCAAACGGTTACTTTGCTCCATGTTAAGCAAAGGCAGAATACAAATCATTCCACCCTAA ATTCGGCAGCTCCCCTTTCTGATATCAACGAAGAAGCTGCTAGATCGGTTAGGTATTATGCTGAAGCTCAAGCTCGAGAGATCTTTCTTCCTTTTCGTTGTTTCTGCAGTCGAAAAGAC GTAATCTGTAACGAAATAATATTGGAAGACGTAGACATTTCGAAAGCTTTGATAGACTATTGCCAACATCATACAATTGATGTCATGGTTGTAAGTGCTTCATCAAGGAATCAACTAATCAG AAGGTTAAAAGGACCGGATGTTGCAACAAATTTATTCAAAGGTTTGCCTGAATTCTGCTCTGTGTATGTGATCTCTAAGGGGAAAATGTTACATAGTCGATCGGCCGCTCATCCCCTCCGAAGACCCTCCTCGGCCCGAAGCCCGCCACATCGTCATATCATTCCCACTGGTATCCCTACATTTGATTCCCCCATGCGTTCTAGTGGCGTTGGTGGTAGTGTCGGTGGTGGTAGCATTGGTGGTAGTCTTATTCCAAGAG ACAGAGAAAGGTCACCCTTTAACTCAACTAGGCTAGTGGAAGACATGGACTCGATAAG gtcaccatttACTAGAGGAAGAGCAACAAACGGTAGAGCATATGGTGAAATTGGTGTGCCAGATTCTGACATATCATTTGTAAACCATCCTAGTCCTTGGCAAACCAACGACCATAGAGTTAGTCTTGATCGTCCTTCATTTGATATAATGGAAGTCAGACACGGGCCTCGATTTTCTAATGGATCGGATCTGGATCGGATGAGTATTGGATCGTCATTGCATGATAGGAGATCAATCGATCAGAATGCCATAGTTGAATATTCCTCTTCAAATTGTAGTGGTTTCTCAGCAAACTCT GAAGATTTTGAATCTGAGATGAGAAGATTGAGATTGGAGCTCAAGCAAACTATGGAGATGTATAATGCAGCCTGTAAAGAAGCACTAACTGCAAAACAAAAG GCAAGTGAACTTCAAAGATCAAGGATGGAAGAGGATCACAGACTAGAAGAGGCGCTTTTCGCGGAGGAAACAGCAAGGGCCATTGCTGAGCAGGAGAAAGCCAAGTGCAGAGCAGCCATAGAAGCAACAGAAGCAGCTCAAAGACTTGCAGAACTGGAATCACAAAAGAGAGAGCTTGCAGAAAAGAAAGCCATAAAAGAAACAGAAGAGAAGCAAAAGGCACTTCAAGCTTTGAATCAAAATGATATTAGGTACAGGAAATATAGCATTGCAGAGATTGAATCTGCAACTTGTTTCTTTTCTGAATCCCTTAAGATTGGTGAAGGTGGTTATGGTCCTGTTTATAAGAGCACCCTTGATCACACACTTGTTGCAATTAAGGTTCTTAGGCCTGATGCAGCTCAAGGAGAGGCACAGTTTCAGCAAGAGGTAAAAAAG GTTGAAATCCTAAGTTGCATAAGACATCCCAACATGGTGCTCCTCTTAGGTGCATGTCCTGAGTATGGTTGTCTAGTCTATGAATTCATGTCGAATGGAAGCTTAGAAGACCGTCTCTTTTGTAGAGAAAACTCGCCGCCACTTTCATGGCAATTAAGATTCCGAATTGCAGCAGAAATCGGAACAGCATTACTCTTCCTTCACCAGACAAAACCAGAGCCACTAGTACACCGTGACCTTAAACCAGCAAATATATTACTCGACAGAAATTATGTTAGTAAAATTGGTGACGTTGGGCTAGCGAGGTTGGTACCACCATCCATAGCAGACACTGTAACGCAGTATCGAATGACACAAGCAGCAGGAACCTTCTGTTACATCGATCCAGAGTATCAGCAAACAGGGATGTTAGGGACTAAATCAGATATTTACTCTTTAGGGATCTTGTACTTACAGCTAATTACGGCGAAACCAGCTATGGGTTTAACACATCACGTACAAAGGGCTATAGAACGAGGAACATTTGCAGAATTATTAGATGAAAATGTTCATGATTGGCCTTTTCAAGAGGCTTTACAATTTGCCAAACTATCTCTTCATTGTGCAGAGTTAAGAAGAAAAGATAGACCTGATCTTACACAAATATTACCTGAACTCAACAAATATAGGGAGTTTGGTGAAGCAAATATGCCCAGTTATATGTACCCTCCCGTACCTACAAACACCCCCTATAGGCCAAGTCAAGTCACCACACATAAT TATTCACTTAATAGTGAAAACCATTCGACGGCCTCAGTATTAAGCAGCAACAGAAGTCATTCATCTTCATCAGGAGCAACATTGTAG
- the LOC110784010 gene encoding U-box domain-containing protein 35 isoform X2: MWNQPQHQHQLQHQPQNQHQHQYQPPIQHHQPPLPHSVSAEIQIGEVAVAIDKDKGSQYALKWAVDNVLSKGQTVTLLHVKQRQNTNHSTLNSAAPLSDINEEAARSVRYYAEAQAREIFLPFRCFCSRKDVICNEIILEDVDISKALIDYCQHHTIDVMVVSASSRNQLIRRLKGPDVATNLFKGLPEFCSVYVISKGKMLHSRSAAHPLRRPSSARSPPHRHIIPTGIPTFDSPMRSSGVGGSVGGGSIGGSLIPRDRERSPFNSTRLVEDMDSIRSPFTRGRATNGRAYGEIGVPDSDISFVNHPSPWQTNDHRVSLDRPSFDIMEVRHGPRFSNGSDLDRMSIGSSLHDRRSIDQNAIVEYSSSNCSGFSANSEDFESEMRRLRLELKQTMEMYNAACKEALTAKQKASELQRSRMEEDHRLEEALFAEETARAIAEQEKAKCRAAIEATEAAQRLAELESQKRELAEKKAIKETEEKQKALQALNQNDIRYRKYSIAEIESATCFFSESLKIGEGGYGPVYKSTLDHTLVAIKVLRPDAAQGEAQFQQEVEILSCIRHPNMVLLLGACPEYGCLVYEFMSNGSLEDRLFCRENSPPLSWQLRFRIAAEIGTALLFLHQTKPEPLVHRDLKPANILLDRNYVSKIGDVGLARLVPPSIADTVTQYRMTQAAGTFCYIDPEYQQTGMLGTKSDIYSLGILYLQLITAKPAMGLTHHVQRAIERGTFAELLDENVHDWPFQEALQFAKLSLHCAELRRKDRPDLTQILPELNKYREFGEANMPSYMYPPVPTNTPYRPSQVTTHNYSLNSENHSTASVLSSNRSHSSSSGATL; encoded by the exons ATGTGGAACCAACCCCAACACCAGCACCAACTCCAACACCAACCTCAAAACCAGCACCAACACCAGTACCAACCACCAATCCAACACCACCAACCACCGCTACCCCATAGCGTTAGTGCGGAGATACAAATTGGGGAAGTTGCCGTGGCAATTGACAAGGATAAAGGAAGCCAATATGCTCTTAAATGGGCAGTTGATAATGTTCTTAGCAAGGGTCAAACGGTTACTTTGCTCCATGTTAAGCAAAGGCAGAATACAAATCATTCCACCCTAA ATTCGGCAGCTCCCCTTTCTGATATCAACGAAGAAGCTGCTAGATCGGTTAGGTATTATGCTGAAGCTCAAGCTCGAGAGATCTTTCTTCCTTTTCGTTGTTTCTGCAGTCGAAAAGAC GTAATCTGTAACGAAATAATATTGGAAGACGTAGACATTTCGAAAGCTTTGATAGACTATTGCCAACATCATACAATTGATGTCATGGTTGTAAGTGCTTCATCAAGGAATCAACTAATCAG AAGGTTAAAAGGACCGGATGTTGCAACAAATTTATTCAAAGGTTTGCCTGAATTCTGCTCTGTGTATGTGATCTCTAAGGGGAAAATGTTACATAGTCGATCGGCCGCTCATCCCCTCCGAAGACCCTCCTCGGCCCGAAGCCCGCCACATCGTCATATCATTCCCACTGGTATCCCTACATTTGATTCCCCCATGCGTTCTAGTGGCGTTGGTGGTAGTGTCGGTGGTGGTAGCATTGGTGGTAGTCTTATTCCAAGAG ACAGAGAAAGGTCACCCTTTAACTCAACTAGGCTAGTGGAAGACATGGACTCGATAAG gtcaccatttACTAGAGGAAGAGCAACAAACGGTAGAGCATATGGTGAAATTGGTGTGCCAGATTCTGACATATCATTTGTAAACCATCCTAGTCCTTGGCAAACCAACGACCATAGAGTTAGTCTTGATCGTCCTTCATTTGATATAATGGAAGTCAGACACGGGCCTCGATTTTCTAATGGATCGGATCTGGATCGGATGAGTATTGGATCGTCATTGCATGATAGGAGATCAATCGATCAGAATGCCATAGTTGAATATTCCTCTTCAAATTGTAGTGGTTTCTCAGCAAACTCT GAAGATTTTGAATCTGAGATGAGAAGATTGAGATTGGAGCTCAAGCAAACTATGGAGATGTATAATGCAGCCTGTAAAGAAGCACTAACTGCAAAACAAAAG GCAAGTGAACTTCAAAGATCAAGGATGGAAGAGGATCACAGACTAGAAGAGGCGCTTTTCGCGGAGGAAACAGCAAGGGCCATTGCTGAGCAGGAGAAAGCCAAGTGCAGAGCAGCCATAGAAGCAACAGAAGCAGCTCAAAGACTTGCAGAACTGGAATCACAAAAGAGAGAGCTTGCAGAAAAGAAAGCCATAAAAGAAACAGAAGAGAAGCAAAAGGCACTTCAAGCTTTGAATCAAAATGATATTAGGTACAGGAAATATAGCATTGCAGAGATTGAATCTGCAACTTGTTTCTTTTCTGAATCCCTTAAGATTGGTGAAGGTGGTTATGGTCCTGTTTATAAGAGCACCCTTGATCACACACTTGTTGCAATTAAGGTTCTTAGGCCTGATGCAGCTCAAGGAGAGGCACAGTTTCAGCAAGAG GTTGAAATCCTAAGTTGCATAAGACATCCCAACATGGTGCTCCTCTTAGGTGCATGTCCTGAGTATGGTTGTCTAGTCTATGAATTCATGTCGAATGGAAGCTTAGAAGACCGTCTCTTTTGTAGAGAAAACTCGCCGCCACTTTCATGGCAATTAAGATTCCGAATTGCAGCAGAAATCGGAACAGCATTACTCTTCCTTCACCAGACAAAACCAGAGCCACTAGTACACCGTGACCTTAAACCAGCAAATATATTACTCGACAGAAATTATGTTAGTAAAATTGGTGACGTTGGGCTAGCGAGGTTGGTACCACCATCCATAGCAGACACTGTAACGCAGTATCGAATGACACAAGCAGCAGGAACCTTCTGTTACATCGATCCAGAGTATCAGCAAACAGGGATGTTAGGGACTAAATCAGATATTTACTCTTTAGGGATCTTGTACTTACAGCTAATTACGGCGAAACCAGCTATGGGTTTAACACATCACGTACAAAGGGCTATAGAACGAGGAACATTTGCAGAATTATTAGATGAAAATGTTCATGATTGGCCTTTTCAAGAGGCTTTACAATTTGCCAAACTATCTCTTCATTGTGCAGAGTTAAGAAGAAAAGATAGACCTGATCTTACACAAATATTACCTGAACTCAACAAATATAGGGAGTTTGGTGAAGCAAATATGCCCAGTTATATGTACCCTCCCGTACCTACAAACACCCCCTATAGGCCAAGTCAAGTCACCACACATAAT TATTCACTTAATAGTGAAAACCATTCGACGGCCTCAGTATTAAGCAGCAACAGAAGTCATTCATCTTCATCAGGAGCAACATTGTAG